The nucleotide window CTACAGTGCAGATACATACCCCGATAATTCCTCTCCTTGACAGGGCCATCCCCGGCCACTCCGGCCTCAATTTGGGGACCACGAAAACAAGGGAAGAAGCAAATGGTCGCTTGTTACAGGATCCCAGCCTCACATGCGGATGGGAGTATGCTCGTGTGCTCTGCTACCAGCCCGCGGATACCTTGTGTGGCTTGACCGGATCATTTCCACCTTTTGTGGAATCGAAACCCAACAACTCCTGCAGCCAGGGTCCATGGGAGTCCATTGGAAGTGTGGCTTTGGTTTAGATGGCTTTCCGTATCGCTCAGTTCCGGAGGCTAGGAGATTGGAAGGGATGCTCCTCCATttctcgccgcctcgccATTTGAAAATTGACGTCTCTTTGTCTCCTGTTTGCCAGTAGCCAGCTCGACCTACCGGCCTGGCCCAGCACTGAGAGCCGTAGCGGGTAGGTTCGACGGGTTGGATGATCGATCCCATGCGGTCGCTCTTCCCCTTGGAGACACTCTCGTCTCGGATTCTTCAATCTGGGGTACGGGCTAAAAACTTAACAACACTGGGCAGGGTTCATCGGCCTCTCGGCCTGCCTCTGCTTCGCCTTGTGGCAATACCAAGATGGGAATACAGCATACTGTGTAGAGAAGAAACAAGAGGATCAGGGTATCTCGTACTGCTGCAGGTCGCGTTGCTTTTTTTGATTACCAGCATCATCCATCGTCCATCATTCAGCGAAACCTCCCCTCATTCCCCGGTCCTCCCACTTGGCCAATCCATCCTTCGAGGACTCACTTGCCATCACCTCATTCGGCCTCCGACCCTTGTTTCGTTGCACAAGCCTGCCAGTTCCCACTCTCGCTCCCAAGCCCACTCCCATTCACACTGCTGTTTTACTGTTTGCTCCTCCCCTGTCGTGAGCGAGAAGAAGCACTGGAGCCCACTTCAAAGCCAAGGTACGTAAcgtgggagggaggggacaGATAGTGCACCAGGTACCAAATTTTACTGTACAGAACACGTACATTTGTTTGTACATCtcacctaggtaggtaggctgTAGCCGCATGTCGCGCTAGCTTGGCCTAACCTTACTCGACCTACATTACCGACCGATCCTGCGTCCACCCCGGCTCTTGGGGGTGCCTCTGGCGGACACCGCCAACATTGGCGCCGTCAAAGCAGTTCAGGAAACAAGGCTGCAATGCTGGTGGTTATGGCAAAATGTAGGCAGTGTGGCGTGTAGGTAACACGACGACAACGTTGGGAAGCAAGACTACAGAGCATGCGAAGAGGCTCTCAGCCGTGTGCTGTGCCCAAGACGCCAACGTTCCTCCGACTGTCGACGCCGTCTAACCTTTCCAGAGCGGTGGCCCTGGCCACACCAGAAAAGGCAGATCTGGAGTAGGTTGGCTTTCGCCCGCTCGCTAGCAAGACACCACAATGAATGTAGCCGTGTCTCGCCCACACCTTTGCGTGCCGACGCAACAGGGTAGACAAGGCAAGGTGCGTCTTATCGCGGCGGTACACGAAATTCATTTCAACTTAGAACCTGTATAGAGAGGGGTGCTGGACTGGATACATAGGACGGCAATGCAGTTGGTTGGACGGATGCTTGTTCGCTCACTCTCCCGCTGCTCGTTTCCCCTAGAGTAGCCCGAAAAATAGAAGGTGTAGAGACTCAGACGGTGAGTCCGTAGGTACGATCCCGGTGCCATGTGGGTGAAGGGGGCAAACTTTGTAGTTTGGGTTTATTGGCCAACACAAAGCAAAGACGTGGCTCTCCTGCTGCCATCCAGTCCAATGTGTCTTCGTACCTCTCGCGTGTCCCGAAACGCGGAGTTGgggcaaaaagaagaaaagaataGGAGGAAAAGAGGCTCCCTTCAATCGCGCCTGGATGCAGGCCACCTCCAGTACTATCACCAGGCCCGAATCGATAGCACTCACTACCTACTGGGCGCTCAGCACCCAGGACGGGCCTCTTTGCCATTGGCGTACATGCTGTACCTGCTGTACCTGCACCAGTCTACCTTGCCTGGCCTCGCCTTGCTTTCTGTACTTTGGCCCGTGGCCCCCTGGTCTTTTCAGTTCGTCccctgcccctcccctcattcccctgctgctgctgctgatgctgctggtcttttctccctctccctctctacctacctctctctctctgtctctgcttcgccccccccccccaaaagcCCCAGCTATCCCTTCTTTACCTTTTTTCTCTGCTCCTCACCTCACTCATCAttcatcctcgtccttgtTCCCCTTCACTTGCTCCTCCGCCAAAATCCACCCCTGTCCTTCATGTTGACACTGTTATTCGAGGCAACTTAACGAGCAGCGCAACCCAACCGGCTCCTACGtagtcccagtcccagtcccagcgtcggcgtcgtcccctccccccccccttgtcaCCCGTGCCAGCTGACTGCAACGGACTCCACTCCTATCTGTCCTGCCTGTGCTCCATTTCTGGTGCCAgtgctctctctcacacacttCTCGTtcttgtctctctttctcactCCTTGCCCATTCATTTTGCCTTGCCTTATACCTTACTTTCCACCTCTTTGCAATTGCCCCAAAATTCCTGTCCTCGCTCCCACTCTCAAACCCATCTctctcgccgccttcgtACCAAGAAACCACCGTCCCCGTTTGGATCATGGTGCACTCGAGTCGGCACCTACTTTCCTAGATCCAAGCAAGTGCAGACGTGAGAGGCATTTGAGAAATACGACTGCTCCACGTCGCAATGGGCAATAGCCAGGGCAAGCCCATCGATTTGGATGGTGAAGGTAAGCGTCTCGCAGTCGCATAGCACCGCCTacaccaacaaccaacacCGCAACCACAAACTATCTTCACCTTTGCTGCCCAAATGATcaaccaccaacaccaccgccgtcgccatccttGATCTGCTgtcgccgctgtcgtcggTGTTGtcgctgcttctgctgcacCGCGCAGCCCAGGCTTCATGCTTaaccccaccaccactaccatCACTGCCTCCTGATACCTCAACACCAAGCTAATCGATCTCGTCTCTCTGTGTAGTCAACCTCAATCATTTCCGCCTACTGCGAGTAGTCGGGCGAGGTGCCTTTGGCAAAGTGCGCATCGTCGAAAGAAAAGACACGAATCTGTCCTTTGCCCTAAAGTACATCCGGAAAGATGAAGGTACacaccgcctcctcccaccaTAACGCTTTACCGTCTCCCTACGCCTCAACCATGACCTGAGGCTTGATGCATTGCAGTCCTTCGATACTGATACTTGGCCCATGGAACAGTCGTACGATCGGAGAGTGTGAGGAACATTATACGAGAGCGCCGAATGCTCGAGCACGTGAATCATCCTTTCATCTGCAACTTGCGATACAGTTTTCAAGATATCGAGTACATGTGGGATAACTCTCTCGACGCAGCCCGGCCCCTGTTACTAACCATTCCTTTCTCAGGTACCTTGTTGTCGATTTGATGAGCGGTGGTGATCTACGATTCCACATTTCAAGAAAGACATTTACCGAGGATGCAGTGCGCTTCTGGATTGCCGAACTGGGATGCGCTCTCCGCTACATCCACAGCCAGAACATCATCCATCGCGATGTTAAACCCGACAATGTTCTCCTTGACGCCGATGGCCATGTGCATTTGACTGACTTTGTAAGTTGTCCCGGAATCGTACTTTGCGCTACTAAAATGCTGATTGGGTCAGAACGTCGCCTCCGACATCATTCCTGGCAAGGTCTTGTCGAGCAAGTCGGGCACTCTCGCGTACCTAGCACCCGAAGTGTACGCCGGAAAAGGCTACGACGTGCGTGCGGATTGGTGGTCGTTGGGTGTCCTGTTCTACGAATGCATATATAACAAGGTGCGTGTTCTCCCTTTGTTGGACGCAGTCTGCCGATAATTCCACTGACACCTATCGCGCAGAGGCCATTCGATGGCAACTCAGAGAACACTTTGAGCCAACAAATTCAGCTCGCTAACCCCAAGTACCCCATCACTTCACCGCCCGTCAGTTTACCCTGTTTATACGCCATACGAGACGCCTTGGACGTCAACCGTGACAAACGAATGGGATCGACGTGGGAGAGTTTCACCAAGCACGAATTCTTCATGATGATCGACTTTGAGGCGCTCGAGCGGAAAGAAATCGAGCCCGTCTTCGTCCCTGCCGCCGACAAGACCAACTTTGACGCCACGTATGACCTCGAAGAATTACTTTTGGAGGAAGCTCCCCTTGAAGCGAGAGCCCGACGACAGAAGCCCCGTGAGAGACTCAAGGAGTATGCCTCCGACAAGGAAATCAGAGAAGACGAACTGTACCGCATGATCGAAAACGAGTTCCGCCCATTCGACTACACGTTGGCTGCTTACAAAAAGTATGCCCCCCCTTCCGAATTAGCCCGTTGCATAAGGTGATGCTGACAATTATAGAATCACTGGCCAAGCCGACGAATGTGGCTACGTCAACGGCGACATGGTGACGATGAACCAGCCCCAGGCGTTGACAACAGATGAAGCCACACCTGCGGCCATGGCCACGAATGGGGGAGCGTCGAGGGCTTCCCATCTTGCGGGCCCGTTGCGCAAGAGCACAAGCTTGGAGAAGCGGCCGGGAAGCAGTCATACCGGCGTGCCTCGTCGACCAGTCTCCAAGCCACCCCCTATACCGCACTATCCCAGTGAGTATTCCAATCAAAGAGCGCCGCCTCCAGGGGCAGGAAAGAGGGTCACCAGCCCGACTGGTGGCATGCAGGTCACACTAGATGGTGGCGGCAGCTGGTCCGATCTCGCCCGGCAGGATGCCACCCTGCCAACGGACGCCAATGCCATCAGCGAAGGGAAATCCGAAAGCTCTAGCGGCGTCTTCGGATTCCTtcgggggaagaaggggagaggACACAGCCCGAAACCGAAGGAAAGAGGAGTATTGGGAAAGGAGGGCGCAAGACAGGTCATTGGCTAGAAGACAACTGTGGTCTGTTGAAGAGTTGAATAGACGCACAGCAAGAGAAGGATCGATACCCGAGGAACTCAGTAACGTAACGAGAATCCACCAACCGACGTCCCCGGAGAACACGCCATAGGCAGCCTGCGGATGGCTAGATTATGGTATGCCAACAACCGACGATGCCGGAGCCAGTGCGCCTTATCACTCCGGAGGGAACTTGCGCCGTAGAGAATTCACTGGGAACAGACTGCCACGCCGAGACGGCAGACATTACATGCGGCCGGATCGGACTGAATTGTCCGCTAGGCGAACCTTCTCGCCCACGGGCAAGACGAAAGTGGGCTGTACACTTGACGCAGTGTCGAAGGCAACCCTTTCGGCTGACGAGCCCGGCGGACTTGAATCATGAGAAGAATCTCAACCTGTCGAGTCACAGGATGTATGAGCATGAAGCGATAGGCCATGAAGCAATTCATGAGGCATCAGATGGCACGAGCTGTGGAGTATCGGAGGGAGATAGGTCAACCGACGAAAGAAATATACCCTTTGTAATGCCAGCCTGCGTTGTACATGCACATGAGTGTGTACCTCTAGCCTCGACTGGACCTGTTCGCTTTGCCCGTGCAAGATTGGGTGCATGAACCCAGAGCCGCAAGACCAAAGGCTGATTCCCCCCTGGTGATCAAAGCTTCTCGGTCACTCCGTCACCCCGTTCGAGGGCGAGAGGGAACATGAGATTCAAGAACGTTGAGCTTGCTATCGCCTCGGACTGGGATTGGATGACGTTAGACGATTAGAGCAAGTCTGGCCCCGGTTCCCAGGCTCATCATTGGCTGCACATTTGATGCAACCGGCGGTAGCTTCTTGGGAGAAAGACACGCAGATCATTTTGCCTCCCACTACCCGCCAGCCCCCTCTTTGCAAGGTTCTGGCGTACCAGTGAGTCGTCCCCTTTTTCGATAGGGCGAATGAGATCAATTATGGTCAAACAGACACATGATCCACACGCACAAGCAACCGGACTACACGTTGCATGCAAGTAAGAGCCTCCACACCGTCCTGTCCAAGTTTGCAAATGCCGACCGTAAGCCGCCTTGGCGGCGCACGGGCTCGGAGGATGAGCTTAGCTGGAGTGCAGGAAAGAAGGCgtgagggaggagaggggacCGGGCCGACAGACTAGAAACACGGTATCAGATCCCGCGATGTCGAGCGACTGATAAAGGCAAGATGGGCCTCGGGTCCTCCATCCTGGCCCAACGTGGGCCATGTGCGGCGTTGTCTTGGTAGACCAAGCCCTGCCTGGTTCTTTTTAGCTCCCTCGGATGCTTGGGGGCTATTGCGCAGGCAGGGAAAAAAAAGCACTCCTCTTTGAGGGCAACCAGCTCTTCCGAATACCTATGCGTTCCGGAGTATGGGCAGTCTCAAAGAGAAATGGTGCCCAGCATCTACAGCATCGTATACATCGTACAGGTACGCCGCTCTTCCATCATTCCATCAACTCTCGTCTCGGTACCTGTGCGTTGGGAGGCTATCCGACGGCCACGTGCCGTTCGTTCCGTCCATGGTTTTggttttttcctttcctgCCTTTCCCCCCAACATTACACCATCCTGACCGTTTTGGCagccccccccttcctcgtTTCCCCCGCAAACCTAAACCTTGGAGCGGAAGATGGCTTCGAATCTTCATGTGGGGGGCGCGGAGGAGTAGGAGTTCGAGACAGGTGCCTGTCTCTCCGTCCCATCTGCCATATGACATTTGCTCATGGGGAGCAGGGAATATCTATCCATGTGTCTTACTCGTGATATTCCCGCCCGTCCTACCACGCACGCTGCAGAACGTCGGATGCGGGGACGGCCGgaatgggcggcggcgggtgcggGATTCGCGGGCTTCGGGTACGGGCGCGGACGGGTGCGGGGTTTGGATAGCTGGGGCCttgtggggaggggggaggggagggggttgggATAGAACACGCGGGCGGGCGGACAGGCGAGCGGGCAGACCGACACACAACTTGACATATGTAAAGCCGCAAGGTTGGTCGGAAGTGTGATCAATGTCATGTCATGTCCGGACCTGACGAGGCCTAGGATGTTTCGTTTTTGGCAGGGCAGGCAAATGTTGGCGGCCGCCGGGCGCTAGGAGACCGAGCCATTggctgccgtcgacgaggagaaagGGGATGCTATGTACACCTCCACAGGGATGCCAGACGTTAGTGCAGTGAAATCCCCCACTTTTAGAGGGCAAGAGCCAATACCTTTTTTAATACTAGTTTCTTATactaatttaagtatagatactaatagtaaaattaataataatacagGTTATACCTTATTGCCACTTTTTGCCTAGCCCTTTTGCCCTTTTGCCTACTCTTTTACTTACTTTTTTGCCTACCTTTTTGCCTACTTTTTTACCTACTTTTTTACCTTAATACTACAATAATTATTACTAGCctctaattactatagtaaataTACTTCCTgtattaaatttaattataacCCCTCTACTTTCTATACTTATAAAGTAATAGAGTACTAATCTTATAAAGGAGTAGTAAATTAAATTTTAAGTCTTCTAAAAGTACCTTAATTAAATGTATAAAGAAATTATTAAAAATATACTCTTTTTGTATTAATAAGTCTAATAGGCCTACTCTAATACTTTACCCCTTATACTGCAGAAAAATAAGTACTACAAGGGCCTTATTTTAACCCCCTAGAAATAGTATCTTAAGGAGTAGCTTCTAGAAAATAAGaattactattatatatactAGTATAATTTCCTATACTTTCTACTACTTAAATTCTTAACTTTTAGAATTAACTCTATTTTAACTACTCTATAgttacttaagtatatatagACTATTTAACTAAAGTATATTTACTTAAATACTACTAATAAGAGTAAATACCTTTCTTTTACTTATTACAACCTCTAACTTTAGCCTTATTTAGAGAATTAGGAAGATGTAATTTTTTCTAATAAAATATAGGCAAATACTAATTCTATATAGAAGTAGTAAGTAACTTATTACTAATTAGAGAATTTAGACTCCTTTACCCTCCTATAGTAGAAACTATATAGTTAGATATTTTAGGGGAGTTTTATAAGTAGAAAAAAAGGCCCTAGTTTTATTTAGGAGAAGGTATAGGGGGGTATAATAGCCTATAAGTACATTTTTATAATACTCCCTATAGTAGCCTCTTTCTACTATACTAAAGGACTATACCTATTTTAATAGAATAATACTCCTACTTATAAAGTAAGAATTACAGTTTAAGCCTTAGAGTTAATAAGGGTAATTAGCTTAGTCTAATTAGCTAATTTACTTAACTTTAActtaattaagaatatataATTCTAAATAAAGAATTAAATTAAGAagtactataatatatagacTCTTTTACTTAATGCTCTTTAGATAGCTATTTAGGCTACTTAGTAGGTAATACTAGAGGATTTTCTAAAAAGCCTAGCCTATAGGATGCCTTATTAGCTTCAgcttattattaagaataatagTAGAAGGATTCAGTACTAGTACTTAAAATCAGTACTATATCCCTACTATTAAGAAGTATATTAACCTGCAGATCCCCTCCCTAATCCAGTTAGGAAGTATAACACTAACGTCTAGCATCCCTATGGAGGTGTACATGCACAGGCACTAAAATACATGACCCCAAGACCGCAGTCAGAAGCCATTAAATGCCATCTGgtaggggggagggggggaggggttaCGTGCCTTGCCCAGATCTACGACGCCGGCAGCTCAACCCCTGCTTTTGCAAAGCTTGACCGGGTATCGTCTTGTTCAACGCCGCAGCCCTTTACTTCCACAGGGGCATTTCACTCGAGATCAAGGCCGTTGTCTCCGTACCGAGGCACCGAGCCTGAAGTCCGCGGCCCCCTCAATGAGACCTAATCACGGAGATGAAGCTCCGGCGGGGACCGGCTCCAGCGAATCCGTGCACTTTGGCAAACGGGAAGTCGTCCAAACGACAAACAATTCATGTTCAACGATTGCTTCGCGAGTTCACATTTGTCAATGTGGAGATTCTTATTCGTTCGTTCGTCAAAAAAGAGTGTAGCATGAATAATTACATTTGCGAAACATCAAACCCCTCCCGAATTCAAATGGGACCGTCTGGCCGCCTGGAATATCATCATCATAGCCTCCTTGAACCGTTCTCAGTCTCTCGGAAGGGGCTCTTTCTCGCCAGGTACAAGCCAGTGCCTGCATACCGCCTGACAAGATCCCCTTACCAGTGTATACATTTCCGATATGGATGAATAACCATTCGCCTTGCCTTTGGGGTCGAATCATACCTCAAGTTCGCCCTGTTTTGGTCCGTGATATAACGCCTGCTGCCCCCAAAGTTTCCCGACCATTTCACCAGATATGCCTCCAAAGCTGACCACCTAACCCAGTGCCCTAGGCACGTATGCCAATGTACAGTTAATGACGTCAAAACGGTCGCTTAGGCTTTCGTCTTGTTGTTGTCCTGGCTTGCGAAGCAGGCAGCCGCGTCCTTGCCCATCCACTTGTTGACAACCGTTTGGAAGTCTGTCTCGGAGACAACCGGACCCTGGCCGGAGCActtcgccttcttctgcAGTTCGGTGCACAAGCCATCGAGATCGAACTCGCCGGCCTGCACACTGGGGCAGTTCTGGAGCTTCTCCCTGT belongs to Colletotrichum higginsianum IMI 349063 chromosome 5, whole genome shotgun sequence and includes:
- a CDS encoding Camp-dependent protein kinase, coding for MGNSQGKPIDLDGEVNLNHFRLLRVVGRGAFGKVRIVERKDTNLSFALKYIRKDEVVRSESVRNIIRERRMLEHVNHPFICNLRYSFQDIEYMYLVVDLMSGGDLRFHISRKTFTEDAVRFWIAELGCALRYIHSQNIIHRDVKPDNVLLDADGHVHLTDFNVASDIIPGKVLSSKSGTLAYLAPEVYAGKGYDVRADWWSLGVLFYECIYNKRPFDGNSENTLSQQIQLANPKYPITSPPVSLPCLYAIRDALDVNRDKRMGSTWESFTKHEFFMMIDFEALERKEIEPVFVPAADKTNFDATYDLEELLLEEAPLEARARRQKPRERLKEYASDKEIREDELYRMIENEFRPFDYTLAAYKKITGQADECGYVNGDMVTMNQPQALTTDEATPAAMATNGGASRASHLAGPLRKSTSLEKRPGSSHTGVPRRPVSKPPPIPHYPSEYSNQRAPPPGAGKRVTSPTGGMQVTLDGGGSWSDLARQDATLPTDANAISEGKSESSSGVFGFLRGKKGRGHSPKPKERGVLGKEGARQVIG